In Nymphaea colorata isolate Beijing-Zhang1983 chromosome 5, ASM883128v2, whole genome shotgun sequence, one genomic interval encodes:
- the LOC116254234 gene encoding rapid alkalinization factor-like, producing the protein MAIGRLTFLLAVMMVVVSAMVATAGAGLLSGEGGLGWIAARPACDGPMGECFGAEEDEMAMDSETNRRILQANGQYISYGALSRGSIPCSRRGASYYNCRPGAQANPYTRSCNQITRCARG; encoded by the coding sequence ATGGCGATCGGCAGACTTACATTCTTGTTGGCGGTCATGATGGTCGTCGTCTCGGCGATGGTGGCGACGGCCGGCGCCGGCTTGCTAAGCGGAGAGGGAGGGCTGGGCTGGATCGCGGCAAGGCCGGCGTGCGACGGTCCGATGGGAGAGTGCTTCGGCGCCGAGGAAGACGAGATGGCCATGGACTCGGAGACCAACCGCCGGATCCTGCAGGCGAACGGGCAGTACATCAGCTACGGCGCGCTGAGCAGGGGCAGCATCCCCTGCTCCCGCCGCGGCGCTTCCTACTACAACTGCCGCCCCGGCGCCCAGGCGAACCCCTACACCCGCTCCTGCAACCAGATCACTCGATGCGCTCGCGGTTGA
- the LOC116254698 gene encoding dol-P-Man:Man(5)GlcNAc(2)-PP-Dol alpha-1,3-mannosyltransferase isoform X2 yields the protein MFRIIQTSNGGGLARSGHSSHLTRYCIRPIYQDRLGCVHVTGERNYENLKGDTGPLVYPAGFLYVYSAIQYITGGNVFPAQVLFGALYIVNLGLVFLIYVKTDVLPWWAFCLLCLSKRIHSIFVLRLFNDCFAMTFLHAALALILYQRWHLGLIVFSGAVSIKMNVLLYAPVLLLLLLKGMHVIGVVTALFSAALVQIALGLPFLLSHPLEYVSRAFNLGRVFIHFWSVNFKFIREDIFVSKEFAVTLLAVHLMFLALFAHFRWCKHEGGLFQFLLSKILELKHRNIFQAFLCDLSSRVLSKQHIATLMFTGNFIGIVCARSLHYQFYSWYFYSLPFLLWKTPFPSYIRLMLFAGVELCWNVYPSNAYSSLLLLTIHLAILCGLWIAPCEPPYQDTDPSAAKED from the exons ATGTTTCGGATTATCCAAACCAGCAATGGCGGCGGTCTTGCTCGTTCTGGACACTCTTCTCACCTCACTCGTTATTGCATACGTCCCAT ATACCAAGATAGACTGGGATGCGTACATGTCACAG GGGAAAGGAATTATGAGAATCTGAAGGGGGACACGGGGCCTTTGGTTTATCCCGCTGGTTTTCTTTATGTTTACTCTGCCATTCAGTACATCACTGGTGGGAACGTCTTTCCTGCTCAg GTCCTGTTTGGTGCACTCTACATTGTGAACCTGGGATTAGTGTTTCTTATCTATGTCAAGACTGATGTG TTACCATGGTGGGCGTTTTGCTTGCTTTGTTTGTCAAAAAGAATTCATTCAATCTTTGTGCTTCGCCTGTTCAATGATTGTTTTGCCATGACATTTCTCCATGCTGCACTGGCGTTGATTCTTTATCAGCGGTGGCATTTGGGGTTGATAGTTTTCAG TGGAGCTGTGTCAATAAAGATGAATGTGCTCCTTTATGCACCAGTActgttgttgctgttgttgAAG GGCATGCATGTAATTGGAGTTGTGACTGCATTATTTAGCGCAGCACTGGTGCAG ATTGCGTTGGGGTTGCCCTTTTTATTAAGTCACCCACTTGAGTATGTATCAAGAGCTTTCAACCTTGGCCGCGTCTTCATCCATTTCTG GTCTGTCAACTTCAAATTTATTCGTGAAGATATTTTTGTGTCCAAGGAATTTGCTGTCACCTTACTCGCTGTACATCTCATGTTCCTGGCATTGTTTGCCCATTTCCGGTGGTGCAA GCATGAAGGAGGGCTTTTCCAGTTTCTGCTCTCCAAAATTCTCGAATTGAAACATAGGAATATATTTCAAGCCTTTCTATGTGATTTGTCCTCTAGAGTTCTCTCTAAACAGC ATATTGCAACTTTAATGTTCACTGGGAACTTCATTGGCATTGTGTGCGCTCGATCTCTTCACTATCAATTTTATTCCTG GTACTTCTATAGTTTGCCGTTTCTTTTGTGGAAGACACCTTTTCCAAGTTACATTAG ATTAATGCTGTTTGCTGGAGTGGAGCTTTGCTGGAACGTGTACCCTTCCAACGCCTATTCATCTCTTCTACTATTAACTATTCACCTAGCCATACTGTGCGGCCTCTGGATTGCTCCATGTGAGCCTCCTTACCAAGACACAGATCCATCTGCTGCCAAAGAAGACTGA
- the LOC116254698 gene encoding dol-P-Man:Man(5)GlcNAc(2)-PP-Dol alpha-1,3-mannosyltransferase isoform X1, with protein sequence MANRRVVACKDSGSQRSDSMAVLKCFGLSKPAMAAVLLVLDTLLTSLVIAYVPYTKIDWDAYMSQVSGFLAGERNYENLKGDTGPLVYPAGFLYVYSAIQYITGGNVFPAQVLFGALYIVNLGLVFLIYVKTDVLPWWAFCLLCLSKRIHSIFVLRLFNDCFAMTFLHAALALILYQRWHLGLIVFSGAVSIKMNVLLYAPVLLLLLLKGMHVIGVVTALFSAALVQIALGLPFLLSHPLEYVSRAFNLGRVFIHFWSVNFKFIREDIFVSKEFAVTLLAVHLMFLALFAHFRWCKHEGGLFQFLLSKILELKHRNIFQAFLCDLSSRVLSKQHIATLMFTGNFIGIVCARSLHYQFYSWYFYSLPFLLWKTPFPSYIRLMLFAGVELCWNVYPSNAYSSLLLLTIHLAILCGLWIAPCEPPYQDTDPSAAKED encoded by the exons ATGGCCAACCGTAGAGTGGTCGCCTGCAAAGACAGCGGAAGCCAACGTTCGGATTCAATGGCTGTTCTCAAATGTTTCGGATTATCCAAACCAGCAATGGCGGCGGTCTTGCTCGTTCTGGACACTCTTCTCACCTCACTCGTTATTGCATACGTCCCAT ATACCAAGATAGACTGGGATGCGTACATGTCACAG GTAAGTGGGTTTCTTGCAGGGGAAAGGAATTATGAGAATCTGAAGGGGGACACGGGGCCTTTGGTTTATCCCGCTGGTTTTCTTTATGTTTACTCTGCCATTCAGTACATCACTGGTGGGAACGTCTTTCCTGCTCAg GTCCTGTTTGGTGCACTCTACATTGTGAACCTGGGATTAGTGTTTCTTATCTATGTCAAGACTGATGTG TTACCATGGTGGGCGTTTTGCTTGCTTTGTTTGTCAAAAAGAATTCATTCAATCTTTGTGCTTCGCCTGTTCAATGATTGTTTTGCCATGACATTTCTCCATGCTGCACTGGCGTTGATTCTTTATCAGCGGTGGCATTTGGGGTTGATAGTTTTCAG TGGAGCTGTGTCAATAAAGATGAATGTGCTCCTTTATGCACCAGTActgttgttgctgttgttgAAG GGCATGCATGTAATTGGAGTTGTGACTGCATTATTTAGCGCAGCACTGGTGCAG ATTGCGTTGGGGTTGCCCTTTTTATTAAGTCACCCACTTGAGTATGTATCAAGAGCTTTCAACCTTGGCCGCGTCTTCATCCATTTCTG GTCTGTCAACTTCAAATTTATTCGTGAAGATATTTTTGTGTCCAAGGAATTTGCTGTCACCTTACTCGCTGTACATCTCATGTTCCTGGCATTGTTTGCCCATTTCCGGTGGTGCAA GCATGAAGGAGGGCTTTTCCAGTTTCTGCTCTCCAAAATTCTCGAATTGAAACATAGGAATATATTTCAAGCCTTTCTATGTGATTTGTCCTCTAGAGTTCTCTCTAAACAGC ATATTGCAACTTTAATGTTCACTGGGAACTTCATTGGCATTGTGTGCGCTCGATCTCTTCACTATCAATTTTATTCCTG GTACTTCTATAGTTTGCCGTTTCTTTTGTGGAAGACACCTTTTCCAAGTTACATTAG ATTAATGCTGTTTGCTGGAGTGGAGCTTTGCTGGAACGTGTACCCTTCCAACGCCTATTCATCTCTTCTACTATTAACTATTCACCTAGCCATACTGTGCGGCCTCTGGATTGCTCCATGTGAGCCTCCTTACCAAGACACAGATCCATCTGCTGCCAAAGAAGACTGA
- the LOC116254283 gene encoding pentatricopeptide repeat-containing protein At1g08070, chloroplastic-like, producing the protein MEKENMKPDHYTLPFVIKGFASILDLDGGRKVHDVVRRNGYEGNLHVVTCLIDMYVRFGEIENARRLFDEMRERDVVAWTTMIGAYTQVGNWLEAFSLFRDMRLEGQEPNDVTLLSLISASSFLNFIHGMVIKLGFDTFVVIETALIDSYAKCGDVKSARELFDRMYWKNSVAWSAMICAYSVNGHPCDALFLFRIMFLCSNEMLDHIGVLSVLQACSSLGSLLVGRMTHAHILKSGIGSDSIVGTCLIDMYAKCGSVEDAFVSFHSITDKNLVSWSAMIAGYGFHGLGKEALDMFSEMQELGFKPDDVAFLSILSACSHSGLIGEGTKIFKSILQTCNGVARAKHYACMIDLFARSGKIGEICSLLKELPSIADASIWRGLFYACQVTADCETAEIAARNLYEVVPSGTDYNFILSNLYASCGKWSIVSKIRSNLKQNRARKTPGWSSIELNCKVHTFHSADTSHPEWQSIYKLLEIMFAEPDAL; encoded by the coding sequence ATGGAGAAGGAGAATATGAAGCCTGACCATTACACGCTTCCTTTTGTTATCAAGGGGTTCGCttcaattttggatttggacGGTGGCAGAAAGGTTCATGATGTAGTCAGGAGAAATGGGTACGAGGGAAATTTGCATGTTGTCACTTGTTTGATTGACATGTACGTGAGGTTTGGTGAGATTGAGAATGCGCGCagattgtttgatgaaatgcgtGAACGAGATGTTGTTGCTTGGACTACCATGATCGGTGCTTACACCCAAGTGGGGAATTGGTTGGAAGCTTTCTCCTTATTTAGAGATATGAGGCTGGAAGGCCAGGAGCCGAATGATGTCACATTACTGAGCTTGATTTCCGCGTCCAGTTTCCTGAACTTCATCCATGGGATGGTCATTAAATTGGGATTTGATACATTTGTAGTGATCGAAACAGCGCTTATTGATTCATATGCTAAATGTGGGGACGTGAAATCTGCTCGTGAATTGTTTGATAGAATGTATTGGAAGAACTCAGTAGCTTGGAGTGCTATGATTTGTGCCTATTCAGTCAATGGACATCCTTGCGATGCCCTGTTTCTCTTCAGGATTATGTTCCTTTGTAGCAATGAGATGTTGGATCACATTGGTGTTCTAAGTGTGCTTCAAGCTTGCTCTAGCTTGGGTTCGCTGCTGGTTGGGCGGATGACTCATGCACACATTCTTAAATCTGGGATCGGTTCAGATTCAATAGTTGGAACCTGTCTGATAgacatgtatgcaaaatgtggaaGCGTTGAGGATGCATTTGTTTCGTTCCATTCCATCACTGATAAGAATCTGGTATCATGGAGTGCTATGATAGCAGGATATGGGTTTCATGGACTGGGAAAGGAAGCACTTGATATGTTCAGCGAGATGCAAGAGTTGGGATTCAAGCCAGATGATGTAGCTTTCCTCAGCATTTTGTCAGCATGTAGCCATTCAGGTTTGATTGGCGAAGGAACAAAGATTTTCAAGTCAATACTTCAAACGTGCAATGGCGTTGCACGTGCAAAACATTATGCTTGTATGATCGACCTTTTTGCTCGTTCTGGAAAAATTGGAGAAATATGCAGTTTACTGAAAGAGCTGCCTAGCATAGCTGATGCATCAATATGGAGAGGTCTCTTCTACGCATGTCAAGTGACCGCAGATTGTGAAACTGCAGAAATTGCAGCTCGAAACCTGTATGAAGTGGTTCCTAGTGGTACAGATTACAATTTTATCCTGTCTAACTTATATGCTTCATGCGGAAAATGGTCCATAGTTTCAAAAATTAGATCAAACTTGAAGCAAAACAGAGCAAGGAAAACACCAGGGTGGAGTTCCATTGAGCTGAATTGTAAAGTTCATACGTTTCATTCTGCCGATACCTCTCACCCTGAATGGCAGAGCATATACAAACTGCTAGAAATCATGTTTGCAGAACCCGATGCTTTATGA
- the LOC116254285 gene encoding protein DMP5-like yields the protein MSPLPSLPFKSQNRQSFLCLLLNHHSQKMSLRSRIQTPKGIVAEITEKAQKEEDERPSEQPSQSAAQRAISQTLASTANLANLLPTGTLLAFQLLTPIFSNNGICDPVNRLMTLILLMLLAASCFVASFTDSIRLDDGQLYYGFATFKGMWLIDYPVSSSSSSSSSALPDLTKYRLRFVDYVHAVLSFLVFVAVALRDKNVLNCFYPQPKHATEEVLDAVPVGIGLICSLLFVVFPTRRHGIGYPVTNGK from the coding sequence ATGTCTCCCTTGCCTTCTCTGCCCTTCAAAAGTCAGAACAGACAATCATTCCTTTGCCTTCTTCTCAACCACCATTCTCAGAAAATGTCTCTCAGATCAAGGATCCAAACCCCAAAGGGAATTGTTGCAGAGATTACAGAAAAAGctcaaaaggaagaagatgaaaggcCCTCGGAGCAGCCATCTCAATCTGCTGCTCAGAGAGCCATCAGCCAGACCTTGGCCAGTACTGCCAACCTGGCCAACCTCCTACCCACAGGCACCCTCTTAGCCTTCCAGCTGCTGACTCCCATCTTCTCCAACAATGGCATCTGTGATCCTGTCAACCGTCTCATGACCCTGATACTGCTAATGCTATTGGCGGCGTCATGCTTCGTTGCTTCCTTCACAGACAGTATCAGATTAGATGATGGTCAACTCTATTATGGCTTCGCCACCTTCAAAGGCATGTGGCTTATTGATTACCCTGTATCTTCGTCTTCTTCATCATCGTCATCAGCGCTGCCGGATCTAACAAAGTACAGACTTAGATTCGTTGACTATGTGCATGCTGTGCTATCTTTCTTGGTATTTGTTGCTGTGGCTCTGAGAGACAAGAACGTGCTGAATTGCTTCTACCCACAGCCAAAACATGCTACAGAAGAAGTGCTGGATGCTGTTCCTGTTGGAATCGGGCTTATCTGCAGCCTGCTGTTTGTTGTCTTCCCCACAAGACGCCACGGCATCGGCTATCCTGTTACAAATGGTAAATGa